CGCGGCAGGCGCTGGGTGCCGCCCATCCCGGGCAGGATGCCCAAAGAGACCTCCGGGAAGCCGAAGAGGGCGTTCTCCGCGGCGACGCGGATGTCGCAGGCGAGCGCTATCTCGCAGCCGCCCCCGAGGGCGTAGCCGTTGACCGCGGCGATGGTGGGCACCGGGGTGCGGTCCAGGAGAGCCATGGCGGCGTGCCCCATCTCCGCGAAACGCTTGGCCTCCAGCGGCGGCATGGTGCTCATGGCCTCGATATCCGCCCCGGCCACGAAGGAGCGGTCCCCGGCCCCGGTCACGATGATCGCCCGCGGGGCCTCCCGCTCCAGGTCCAGGAGGGTCTGCCCGATCTCCTCGGTCACCTGGGGGTTGAGGGCGTTGAGCTTCTCCTGCCGGTCTATGGTGAGGACGGCGATCCCGTCCTCACCCCTCTCCAGCCTGACGTAATCCAACCTCTTCAGAGCTCCCTTCGTTCCCGAGCCCCGCCGGCTAGCCCGCGGCGGGCACCGCCTGCCGGACGTACTCTATGGCCTTCCTGGTGGGCGTGCCCGGGGTGAAGACCTCGCCGACGCCCAGCTCCTTGAGCTTGGGGATGTCGTCCTTCGGGATGGTCCCCCCGCAGAAGACCAGGATGTCGTCGGCGCCCTGCTCCCGCAGCAGCTCGATGATCCTGGGGATCAGGGTCATGTGCGCCCCCGAGAGGATCGAGACCCCTATCGCGTCGGCGTCCTCCTGGATGGCCGTCTCGACGACCTGCTCCGGGGTCTGATGAAGGCCGGTGTAGATCACCTCCATACCGGCGTCCCTTAAAGCGCGGGCGATGATCTTGGCCCCCCGGTCGTGGCCGTCGAGGCCCACCTTGGCCACTACCACCCTTATCGTGCGTTCCATGGCTATTACATTCTACTCTTCCCTGACGGGGTTGGTGAGCCTCCCGAGGCCTTCTATCTCGATCGTCACCTCGTCGCCGTCCCTGAGGAAGACCTTGGGATCGCGGGCGAAGCCCACCCCGGCCGGGGTGCCGGTGGCGATGATGTCCCCGGGGACGAGGGTCATCCCGGTGGAGAGGAAGGAGATCAGGTGGGCCACCGGGAAGATCATCTTGGAGGTGTTGCTGTCCTGCATGACCTCGCCGTTGAGCACCGAGCGTATGCGGAGGCTCTGTGGGTCGGGGATCTCGTCGCGGGTCGCGATGTAGGGGCCGAGCGGGCAGAAGGTGTCGAGCGACTTGCTGCGGGTCCACTGCCCACCCTCGGAGAACTGCAGGTCGCGCGAGGAGACGTCGTTGCAGTTGGTGTAGCCGAAGACGTACTCCAGCGCCTCCTCCTCGGAGACGTTCTTCGCCTCCCGCCCGATGACGACGGCGAGCTCGGCCTCATAGTCGGCCTGGGAGGTGATGGGCGGGATCCTGACCTCGTCCCCCGGCCCGACGATGGTGTTGGCGTACTTGGCGAAGACTATGGGCTTCTCGGGGATGGCCGCTCCCGTCTCGTTCGCATGATCTTCGTAGTTGAGGCCGATGGCGATTATCTTCTGGGGGTTGAGGATGGGGGCGTGCAGCCGCGCTCCGGAGAGCGGCACGGGCTCACCCTCCGGCTCCCCACCCTCCGTGATGTACCGGATCATGTCCGGCGCATCGAGGGGCTGTATCGCGTCATCCCGCAGAGCGCCCACCCGCGGCTCGCCGCCGCCCACGGAATAAGTGACGAGCTTCACCTCTCGAACTCCTCCCTCAGCTTCGTATTTCGCGTACACCCAGGATCAGCATCTTAGCAGCAACGGGCCCCTGGGGCGGGGTCGCAACGCTCGTAGCGGCGCTCGAAGCCCTCCCTCGGGAAGATGCCGCAGGGGACCGGCCGCCCCCCGGGATGGTCGGGGATGCTCCAGATCTCGTAGTCCCCCGAACCCCGGCGCCGGGCCCAGTAGTAGCCGTGCCAGTAGCCCAGCTTCCCCGCCGACCGGTGCCGGTAGAGCGCGAACCCCTCGCCCGGCGGCCCTGCCCGGACCCCCTCCGGGATGTTCCCGCCGCACCGCATCAGGGCTGCAACCGCACCCTCCGCCATCCCGCCCCTTCGCGGACGTAGAGGAGGCGGTCGTGCAGCCGGCTCTCGCGCCCCTGCCAGAACTCGATCCTCTCGGGCCTCACCCGGTAGCCACCCCAGAACGGCGGGCGAGGCACCGGACGCCCCTCGAAGCGGCGCTCGACCTCCCTGAGCCGCCGCTCCAGCTCCTCGCGGCTCGCGACGGGCTCGCTCTGCCGGGAGGCCCACGCGCCGAGCTGGCTGCCCCTGGGACGACTCGCGAAGTAGGCGTCGGACTCCTCCCTCGCGACCCTGGTGGCGATCCCCTCTATCCGGACCTGCCGCTCCAGTTCGCCCCAGTAGAAGAGCAGAGCGGCACGTGGGTTGGCCTCCAGCTCGCGGGCCTTGCGCCCTCCGTAGTTGGTGTAGAAGACGAAGCCCCGCTCGTCGAAGCCCTTCAGGAGCACCGTGCGCGCCGACGGCCGACCGTCCGAGGTGGCGGTGGCCAGGATCATCGCGTTCGGCTCGTGCAGCCCGGCGGCGAGCGCCTCGTCGAACCAGCGGCCGAACTGCCGGAGGGGGTCCGGGTCCGCATCGGCCTCGGAGAGACCGGCGCGGGTGTATTCCTGCCGGAGCCCCGCCAGGTCCCGCCGCGCCTCCTCCGCACCGGAATCGCTCATGCTGGCCACGAATTATATAGGTCCGGTTCCGGACAGGAGCGGACGGGGGTATAGTGGGGCCGGTCGTGGCGGAGACGAAGACAGCGGACGCGGTACGGATCCTCCGGCGGAGGCTTGCCGAGGGCGGACGGCGTCTGCGGGTCCACGGCTGGGCCGTCGTACAGACCTCCGTCGCCGCCGGGCTTGCGTACTTCCTCGCGGCCTTCGTGCTCGGCAACGACCAGCCCTTCTTCGCCCCCATCGCCGCCGTCATCTCGCTCGGCCTCACCATAGGCCAGCGGGGACGGCGGGCGTTCGAGACCTCCCTCGGGGTCGCGCTCGGGCTAGTGGTGGCCGACCTGCTCGTGCTGGCCATCGGGACGGGGCCGCTCCAGATCACCGCCGTCGTCGCGCTGGCCATGGCCGCGGCCCTGATGATCGGCGAGCGGACGCTGCTGGTGAACCAGGCGGCGATCTCGGCGATCCTGGTGATCGTGCTGCAGAGCCCGGAAGGCTCCTTCTCCCCCGACCGCCTGATCAACGCGCTGGTCGGAGGCGGGGTGGCGCTGGCGATAAACTACCTCTTCCCGGTGGACCCGGAGCGGATGGTCCGGCGCTCGGCCCGCCCCATCCTGCAGGAGCTGGCCGGGCTGCTGGAGGAGATAGCACAGGCGCTCGAGTCCGGCGACCGGGAGCGGGCGGAGCGGGCGTTGCTGAAGGCCCGCGAGATAGACGACCGGGTGCGCGGCTTCGAGGAGGCGCTCGCGGCCGGCTACGAGACCGCCCGCCTCTCCCCCACCCGCCGCCGGGCGCTCAGGCACCTGGAGCTCTACGCCGGGGCGCGCACCCGGATAGACCTGGCCGTGATAAACACGCGCGTCCTGGCCCGCGGGGCGGCCAACGCCCTCCGCCGGGGGGACAGGGTGCCGGCCGGGCTGCCGGAGGCGGTGCGGGAGCTGGCGCGCTCGGTGCGGGCGCTCGCGGGGTACCTGGAGGGAGACGCCGAGCCCGACGAAGCCCGCCGACACGCCCTGCGGGCCGCGAGAGAGGCCACGGCCATCCTCCGGGAACGGCACGACCTGGCCGCGAGCGTCCTCGTGGGTCAGGTGCGCTCGGAGGCGGTGGACATCCTGCGGAGCACCGGCATGGACCAGGCCTCGGCCCTCGCGGCCCTGGAGGAGGCCGCCGGGAGGGCCTCGGAGGTGGGCTAGCGACTCTCGCGCCTCAGGCGGGAAGCCTCGCGGCCAGGTACTCGGCCGGGTGCAGCGCCCTCCTTCCGGTGCCGTCGAGTATCTGCTGCCGGCAGGAGGTGCCGGGGGCGACCACCTCCCCGCCGCTCTCGCGGACCGCCGGGAAGAGCACCCTCTCCCCCATCCGCATGGAGACCTCGTAGTGGCTACTCTCGTAGCCGAAGAGCCCGGCCATCCCGCAGCACCCGGAGTCCACCACCTCGACGCT
The Rubrobacter xylanophilus genome window above contains:
- a CDS encoding fumarylacetoacetate hydrolase family protein, yielding MKLVTYSVGGGEPRVGALRDDAIQPLDAPDMIRYITEGGEPEGEPVPLSGARLHAPILNPQKIIAIGLNYEDHANETGAAIPEKPIVFAKYANTIVGPGDEVRIPPITSQADYEAELAVVIGREAKNVSEEEALEYVFGYTNCNDVSSRDLQFSEGGQWTRSKSLDTFCPLGPYIATRDEIPDPQSLRIRSVLNGEVMQDSNTSKMIFPVAHLISFLSTGMTLVPGDIIATGTPAGVGFARDPKVFLRDGDEVTIEIEGLGRLTNPVREE
- a CDS encoding cobalamin B12-binding domain-containing protein, whose amino-acid sequence is MERTIRVVVAKVGLDGHDRGAKIIARALRDAGMEVIYTGLHQTPEQVVETAIQEDADAIGVSILSGAHMTLIPRIIELLREQGADDILVFCGGTIPKDDIPKLKELGVGEVFTPGTPTRKAIEYVRQAVPAAG
- the pdxH gene encoding pyridoxamine 5'-phosphate oxidase, yielding MSDSGAEEARRDLAGLRQEYTRAGLSEADADPDPLRQFGRWFDEALAAGLHEPNAMILATATSDGRPSARTVLLKGFDERGFVFYTNYGGRKARELEANPRAALLFYWGELERQVRIEGIATRVAREESDAYFASRPRGSQLGAWASRQSEPVASREELERRLREVERRFEGRPVPRPPFWGGYRVRPERIEFWQGRESRLHDRLLYVREGAGWRRVRLQP
- a CDS encoding FUSC family protein → MAETKTADAVRILRRRLAEGGRRLRVHGWAVVQTSVAAGLAYFLAAFVLGNDQPFFAPIAAVISLGLTIGQRGRRAFETSLGVALGLVVADLLVLAIGTGPLQITAVVALAMAAALMIGERTLLVNQAAISAILVIVLQSPEGSFSPDRLINALVGGGVALAINYLFPVDPERMVRRSARPILQELAGLLEEIAQALESGDRERAERALLKAREIDDRVRGFEEALAAGYETARLSPTRRRALRHLELYAGARTRIDLAVINTRVLARGAANALRRGDRVPAGLPEAVRELARSVRALAGYLEGDAEPDEARRHALRAAREATAILRERHDLAASVLVGQVRSEAVDILRSTGMDQASALAALEEAAGRASEVG
- a CDS encoding enoyl-CoA hydratase/isomerase family protein, with the translated sequence MDYVRLERGEDGIAVLTIDRQEKLNALNPQVTEEIGQTLLDLEREAPRAIIVTGAGDRSFVAGADIEAMSTMPPLEAKRFAEMGHAAMALLDRTPVPTIAAVNGYALGGGCEIALACDIRVAAENALFGFPEVSLGILPGMGGTQRLPRLVGPAVAKELIFTGRRISAEEARRIGLVNRVVPRGEALEAAREIAAEIAANAPLAVRHAKAAANRAFDVDLISGLEYEADQFSLLFATEDAREGMGAFVEKRKAEFQGR